CATCCTCTGTGGCGGGTTCCCCTGTCAGGACGTGTCCACCGTCGGGAAGATGGCCGGCCTGAAACCCGGCACCCGCTCCGGGCTTTGGGCGCACATGGCTGCTGCGATCGACGTGCTGCAACCCGAGTGGGTCGTGATCGAGAACGTCCGCGGGCTACTGTCTGCACCCGCAATCCGCACGAACCTCGAAGGAGACGACAATGAGCAACGCAACCCCGAACATGCATCCACCACCGATGCAACCCCTCGCGATATGGAACCCGACCCGTGGCATCTGGGAGAAACCGGAACTCGACCTCTTCGGGCAGCAGGAGCAGTTCTCGGAGACCTGGCCGACCTCCGGTATGACGCGCAATGGATTGGTCTACCCGCATCCCTCATTGGTGCACCTCATCCAAGATTCCGTGTCTTCATCCTCGCCCGCCGCGCTCTTCCGCACCCCACTCGCTTCCGATGCCTCCCGTGGAGGGGAGAGCTTGGAACAGGTCAAGGCACGCCGGGGCACGATCGCGCTGAGTCATCAGATCATCGACCTCGCCCTCCACGGACCGAACGGGTACCCGCAACCAGAGGAGCCGGACACCCTGTGGACGCTAATCGGGCAGCTCTTCAACGATGGGGACGATACGCCGAAGCGGTGATCCGATGGGAGCAGATTGTGGGCCGTCCAGCGCCAGCCTCCGCACTCGTTAGCGATGCTTCTGGACCGCGTCCGGCACCGGCGTTCGTGGAATGGCTTATGGGTCTCCCGACGGGCTGGGTCACCGATGAAAGGCACGGCCTTACATTGAACCAGCAGCTCGCAGCGCTGGGGAATGGAGTGCTTCCACGGCAGGCGACGACCGCTCTCCACACATGTCTTCTTGCGCACCATAATCGACCTTAGGTAATGCCAAACTGCCGGCTCGGTTCGATCACCTCGGCAGATTGGCGCTCATCGATACCGCACTCGCACTCAACACAGTCGGGGAAGTCGGTCCTTCGACCACCGCCTATTGACGTCGATTGCTCTGCACTGAAGAGTCAGCACCGCATGAGGTCATGAGGATCCTGTCAGGAAAGACCTCGGATCAGCGGCTTTGTCGCATGGATCTCGTTATGCGGGTGTGTCAGATTAACGGTGGATCTGGCCTGGCGCATTTCAGTTGATTCGGCCTTCGAAGGTGATCGCGAAGGCGTTGAGTGCGGGCTTCCACCTCGTCACCCAGCGTGCCCGACCCCTGCCAGTGGGGTCAAGCGACCGAGTCACGAGGTAGAGGCACTTCAATGCGGCGGCGTCGTTCGGGAAGTGCCCACGCGCCCTGACCGCGCGGCGGTAGCGGGCGTTGAGGGACTCGATCGCGTTGGTGCTGCAGATGATGCGGCGGATCTCGACGTCGTAGTCCAGGAACGGGATGAACTCCGTCCAGGCGTTCTCCCAGAGCTTGCGGATCGCGGGATACATCGTGCACCACTTCTCGGCGAACTCCTCGAACCTCGCCTTCGCGGCGGCTTCGGTCGGCGCGGTGTAGACAGGGCGCAGGTCACGGGCGATCTGGTCCCAGTACTTGCGCGACGCGAAGCGGAACGTGTTGCGGATCAGGTGGATAATGCACGTCTGCACGACCGCGAGCTCCCACGTCGTGGTGATCGACTCCGGCAAGCCCTTCAGCCCGTCGCAGACCACGATGCACACGTCCTCGACACCGCGGTTCTTGATCTCGGTGAGCACGCCCAGCCAGAACTTCGCGCCCTCGCCGCCATCGCCGGCCCAGACCCCGAGGATGTCGCGCTCCCCGGCCGTGGTGACGCCGACGGCGACGTAGAACGGCTTGTTGCGCACCTGCCCGTCCCGGACCTTCACCACGATCGCGTCGATGAACACCACCGGGTAGACCCGGTCCAGTGGACGGTTCTGCCACTCGGTCATCTCCTCGATCACCTTGTCGGTGATCTTCGAGATCGTGTCCTTGCTGACACTCGCCCCGTAGACGTCGTCGAAGTGCGCCGCGACCTCACCAGTCGTCAGCCCGCGCGCGGTCAGCGACAGGACAATCTCGTCGATCCCGTCCAACCGCCGCTGCCGCTTGCGCACGATCTTCGGCTGGAACGACCCGTCCCGATCTCTCGGCACGTCGATCTCGACGGCACCGACCTCGGTGAGCACGGTCTTGGACCGGGTCCCGTTGCGCGCGTTCTCGCCGTTCGATGACGCGTGCTTCTCATAGCCGAGATGCTCGGTCATCTCCGCCTCGAGCGCGGTCTCGAGCACGGTCTTCGTCAGCCCGCCCAGCAGGCCTCCCGGCCCCACGAGGCTGACGCCCTGCTCCTTCGCCTGCGCAAGCAGCTGCTCGGCGATCTGTTGCTGATCGATGATCTCTCCCGTCACAGGATCGATCATCTCGATGGTCTGGCTCATAGCCCTTCCTTTCGGTCAGGCCAGTCCCAGATCCACCGTTTTGCTGACAGTCCCCGTTATGCGTGCTCCCGGAGCTGCGCCGATCTCGCGATTATCGGATCATGCCCCTTGTTCGTTCTGGCGCCAGCGACTCGACGCTGGGTGGCGGATCCAAGCTGCCCCGTCCTGTGCGCTGGGGCCACGTTTCTCATTCTGTCTCGCGTCATGGGGTGGGAACCTCCCGCTTGGTCGTGTACTCGCCTGTGTCTTCTGACCGTGAACGGTTCCGGGCGTGGCTATCGGGCGCCTTCGCTCCGGTGGGGCTGGGCGCTGGGTTGGTGGGTTGGTTGCTGTGTGTGGCGGCGGGGTTGTTGCCCGAGGGGGCTGCGCTCGGGTTCGCGATCGTCGGTAGTGCGATCGGGGTGTTCTTGTGGTGGAGGGCCCGCCCCCTTCGCGGGCGGGTGGCCACAGTATGGTCGAGTCGTTCTGTTCTGCGGCCTAGCCGGGATGATGATGAACGTGAGGAGATGATCATGGAGTTGTCGTTGCTGATGCAGCAGGCAACGGATGATCTTCGTCATGGGCAGATTTCTCGATCGGTCTATGAGCGAGTGTGGATGGCGGTGTACGAGGAAACGTATGCCTTGGCTGATGGGGATCAGCCAAGCAAATCGCAGCAATGAGCTTTCGCCCCAGGGATAACCGCATCTGCATTGAGACGAAGCCGGTTCAGTTCGGGTGAGCGATCAGAGGAGCGCTTCTGCCGCTGCGGTGGCGAGTGGCCTGTCGGCGATCTCGTCCCATGTGGTTGCGTAGGACCCCTCGATCGGGGTGGTCTTGATTCTGCCGGTCACGCGTTCCGTGAGGGCTTCCGGGCTGGTGTGGACGGAGGTCACGATCCCGGTGATGCAGACATCTCGGCCGTGGCGCATTTCGATTTCGGCATGGTGCACGCCCACGGTCGCGGACAGGAGCCTAACCGCCGTATCAGGTGCGCCCTGACCGGAGTCGGGGTGGACGATGTAGATGATGTGGCGGACGAGGGGGTGCCTGCGCAGGTGGGTGTTGACGGTGTCGTGCGCGTTCCGCAGTCGGTACTTCACCGCCTTGCGGGAGTGGTCTGTGTCAGGAATGTGGATGCCGATGACGATCGCGCGGGCTCGATGACGCTCCAGCGCGTCCCGTGCCTCTGAGTCGTGCACGACGAGCTGCCCGAGGCAGTCGAGCGGGTCGCCACACAGCAGTACGGGCACCGGTGACGGAGCGCGCTTATCGAGGGAGGTGTGGCCGGTGGCGGGGCGGATGGAGTTCATTTCTTCAGGCACCTGCCCTGCCATTGCTCGTCATCGTCTTCTCCTGTAGCGGGGCGGGTGGGGTGGGACATGACCTGTCCCAACGCGATCGTCCCGGCCACGGTGAGGGCGAGGAGGTCGCCGGGGGCCGCAGTCTCGGGGAGCCAGGCGCGGATCGTGGTCTGCTGGCCTGGGGCGTGCACGAGGACCGTTTTGCGGTGTCGTGCGTTCGGGTGCTGCAGGAGCAGGGTGTCGAGGACTCGGCCGTCGAGGGCGCGGAGATCACAGTCGATGGTGACGTCCATCGGGTGCCGCCATCCGGCACGTGGCGTGCAGGACAAAACCGTAGCGACCACGACGGTGCGGTACTCCTCACCCGGCTGACGTGCTCCGCTGGGCGCGATCAGCACGCACGGGGTGCCGCGTTCAGCCGCGAGACTGGTGAGCGACTGCTGACCGACGGTGATGTCGCTGTCCGTGAACGTGGTACCTGCCGGCCAGGTCGGGGTGTCCTGGTACAGCTCGGCGAGCGCCATCGCCTTCGTCGAGATCAGGGTGTGCAGGACGCTCATGAGGCACTCGCGAGTTCAAGGATGCGCGGCATGGGGGTGGCGACAGTTTTCACCGGTAGTTGCGGGCGTACGTCGCGGAGCGCTACAGCGCCGGCGCAGGGAACGGCGAGCAGGTCGCCCTGGTGGAGATCCCCGGGGAGGGTGACGATCGGGTACGGCCAGGGAGCGGCACCGGATTCACCGGGGATGAGCTCGATGGTGGTGTTCTTCGCGATCGACGTGCGTCCGATGAGCCGGCACTGGTCCCAGCGAGGGGTGACACGGTCGAACGCGCAGTCGGTGAGCGCAACCTGCTTGTCCGCTTCGGTGTCGATGCGGAGGGTGATCCGGAAAACCAGCACGGTCACGTCGTTTCCGATGCCGTGGGCGCGCGCGTGCGCCGGCTTGGGGTGCGGGAGGTCTCCGGTGAGCAGCGCCGGGGTACCGGTGATCTCCACCAGCCTCGTCAAGGACACCCCGCCCACCACGACGTCCGAGATCGTGGGCACGGTGTGCTCCGGCCAATGTCGAGGTTCGAGGGGGTCGGGGATGCTGCGTCTGAGGGCGGGCAGGATCGCGGTGAGAGTCATGCCTCAAGTCCTACGCGGGCATCGACCGGTACGGAATGGTCCCTCACAGAACTCATGCGCCCACACCGGCAGCCCCTAACAAGACCGGCCGGATCGCCCGTGACCCGCCTCGGAGGCGTCGGGGGCGGGGCACCGGGGTGTCGTGTTAGGGGGATGTCAGAGTTGCGCGGATCCTCGTATGGGTTCCGTTAGGACGCCTGTTTCACAGGGTGCGGCGCGTGTTTGATCGGGAGTTGCGCCCGCGTTTTCGGGTCGTGCGGCTAGTGGTCCTGCTGTCGCTTGTTCTCCGAATGGAGCTTGTTGTGCTTGACATCGTCTACGTGCTCGGCGTGATCGCCTTGTTCGTCGTCGTCGGGCTGCTGGGGAAGGCGGTGGAGAAGCTGTGATCGTCTTTGAACTTCTCGCCGCA
This is a stretch of genomic DNA from Yimella lutea. It encodes these proteins:
- a CDS encoding IS256 family transposase; the encoded protein is MIDPVTGEIIDQQQIAEQLLAQAKEQGVSLVGPGGLLGGLTKTVLETALEAEMTEHLGYEKHASSNGENARNGTRSKTVLTEVGAVEIDVPRDRDGSFQPKIVRKRQRRLDGIDEIVLSLTARGLTTGEVAAHFDDVYGASVSKDTISKITDKVIEEMTEWQNRPLDRVYPVVFIDAIVVKVRDGQVRNKPFYVAVGVTTAGERDILGVWAGDGGEGAKFWLGVLTEIKNRGVEDVCIVVCDGLKGLPESITTTWELAVVQTCIIHLIRNTFRFASRKYWDQIARDLRPVYTAPTEAAAKARFEEFAEKWCTMYPAIRKLWENAWTEFIPFLDYDVEIRRIICSTNAIESLNARYRRAVRARGHFPNDAAALKCLYLVTRSLDPTGRGRARWVTRWKPALNAFAITFEGRIN
- a CDS encoding DUF6611 family protein; protein product: MPLVRSGASDSTLGGGSKLPRPVRWGHVSHSVSRHGVGTSRLVVYSPVSSDRERFRAWLSGAFAPVGLGAGLVGWLLCVAAGLLPEGAALGFAIVGSAIGVFLWWRARPLRGRVATVWSSRSVLRPSRDDDEREEMIMELSLLMQQATDDLRHGQISRSVYERVWMAVYEETYALADGDQPSKSQQ